AAACGTCCACGGCAACAGCAGACTCCGTAAGAGGCGCACGGAATCCCTCGAAAAGCCTGGATTTTTCGCAGCACGAACGAAAGAAAAGCAAGAATCGATTGAGGCTAGGGTTTACCCAGAAAGACGAAAGTCGCTCCGGGCGGATCTCCGACGGGGGAGAGCAAGCGGAGCAGCAGTCCCGGCCGGTGGTTCAGGCGGAGATCGCGGTCTGCAGGGGTACGGGACGGAGAAGCTCTAGCCgaggatggcggcggtggcggcggccggcggctgaAGTAATCGGGAGCGGCGGTGGGTGGGCCTGTTTGGTTGGTCACCTGGGCTCTATGCGGGGGAAATATGTGCCTGGTCTGGGCCTGAGAATCGAAATGAAATTAGGCTGGACAGGCTGCCTCGGCTAGATATCTGGGCCTGTTCAAAAACACTANNNNNNNNNNNNNNNNNNNNNNNNNNNNNNNNNNNNNNNNNNNNNNNNNNNNNNNNNNNNNNNNNNNNNNNNNNNNNNNNNNNNNNNNNNNNNNNNNNNNNNNNNNNNNNNNNNNNNNNNNNNNNNNNNNNNNNNNNNNNNNNNNNNNNNNNNNNNNNNNNNNNNNNNNNNNNNNNNNNNNNNNNNNNNNNNNNNNNNNNNNNNNNNNNNNNNGcatcttcaaaaaaaaaaaacactaAAGCTCTGTTTGGATGTAGATATTCAAGGCCTTGGCATTGAATCGAAATGAAATTAGGCTGGACAGGCTGCCTCGGCTAGATATCTGGGCCTGTTCAAAAAAAACACTAAGGGCatcttcaaaaagaaaactaagggcAATGTTCAACATGGATCACCAAATTCATCTGAAAAAACATGAATCGCGAAATGTCCACACACATGTCCGAACGTCTCCGCGGAAATCCACTCGGATGTCGGGCATGCACCCATGATCATCAAATGTCGGCATATTTGAAACAAATCGAACACGTAATACGAAAGCTCGATACATTGATGAAATTAACAAGTTCGACATAAAACTGaattaaattaaactaaactaGGCCAAGTAGCAGACAATGACCTTGTAGGCATAGCCACTGAGGCCGCCGACACCTTCATCGTTGTTCACATCTTCGGTGTCGTTGCCGCCGTCCGAGTCATCGTCATGCTAGTGGCAGAAGGCATGCCAAGCATCGCAACATTCCTTCCCGCCTGTCGCGATGCAGACACTCTTCCACCTCCTCGATTTGTAGGCAGATGGCGTGCTCGGACACGGCCAACCCAACTTGGAAGAGTTGGGTGTTGAGCGAGCGCCTGCGGCAAGCGTCCGACTCCATGGTAGTCTTGGACTGATCGAGGCCCAAGCCCCTGGCAGCGCGGGGGACCTAGGCCGACGCCACCTTGGAGTTGGCGGACACTGTCGAGCGTTGCTACCAGCCCCCCTCCGCCTCGGAGTGGCATTTCTTGCCCCCCTCCCCACGAGGACCCGATGCATGAGCCACCTCCTTGGAGGTAGTACTGGACGTGCAAATGTGGCTTGGATGACATGGAGATCGGCGACGCTTTTTTGCCAAAAAATAACGGCCCAACCACGTCCCCagcccccctcctccccgggaCGTCAAAATAGCACCGGCAAAACCAGCGCATTGGGGGCTCTTGGGGGTGCCGGCGGAAGTTTTTGCGAATCGTGCCTCCCCATATGTCCTTTTTCTTGGCCCACTTAGGGCTAGTTCTTTTGAGTGCCGCTGTGGAAATAAGCTACTCTAGAAATAAGTCACAGATAAGCTGTTGTGGAAATAAGCCCATGAAAATAAGCTATCCAGTTCTTTTCACTTCCTTTCATTTAGCTTATTTCCTCATCTGTCAGGTGAATAGTCTGTAATACCCTTGAATAGTATGGAAGGGGAACAGCGGGGGCGCACAACCAGGGCCTTGGCGACGGCTGCTCTGGCTCGGGCTCCCGGCCAGCTGCGACGCGCCTCGGTGCTCCGGAGTGGGGCGCCGTCTGCCGGAGTGGTGCCCTGGCCGGACCGACCAGGAGCTGTTGCGAGGGAGGAGCCGCGCCAGAGGACAAAGAAGCGGCGGAAGATAGGCTCCTACTCACCTTCCATGTGGCCGGAGCTAGCCGCGACGAGGAGCCCAGggaccggcggcagcggcggcggcgaggaaccCTAGCCTTCGCGGCGTGCGAGGGCGAGAGGGGATCGAGCGAGGCGACAGGTTTCCTTTCTGCGGGGGGTCGGGTCGGGTGACGCGGGCTGGGACCTGGGAGGGGTATTTCCTTTGTAATTTGAGCGAACAACGGTGCCATTTTGATATACCCCTTCAGTTTTAAGTCATAAGCTGCGGGAAGCTACTCTACCCCCCAGCTTTTTTCCATCACGAAGGAACTAGCGGTGGAAATAAGTTGAGTCAGCTTCTCAAAACAAGTTCTTTTGGGCTTCTAGCTTATTTCTGCCATAAGCTGGTAGAAGccacaaaagaactggcccttaatcATTTTTCTCATAAACTTTGGGTTGGGATGGGGTGTGACTGGTGCACTCCTATTTTCGCTGGATAAAGGATTTGGCCCCTAAGACACCATTTTTTTGGTTCGGTGATGTTCTTGGGGCTccaacggctagagatgctctgGAAGCTAGCCAATGACCTTCCCTTGGTTGCTAAAAAAACCCTTCCCTTGGAAAAAAAAGCTTCACAATCTTCTTCATTCCCGATCTCATGAGCTAAATACAGGGGAGGTCCGTCCAAAAAGAAAAGGGAAACGATCTGTGCCGGCTGACCGGCGGAGCGATCCGCCGGTCTCACCACGTCCGTGCGATCTACTGTTGATCATGCGGTCTTCAAAACAATAGCACGTGGCTAGTGAGCCCCACGCACCATCCAGCCTTCCTTATCGCTTCACGCATGTGCTCGGCGGCTCATCCCCATCCACATCCTTCGCGCATCTCCCTCCCCACCCGCTACCAAGGAGCGACACTCGTCACCATGGCCGCCGGCAGCTGGATCCACTCGTCGCCAGGGCGCCGGCAGCTGGATCCATCCACATCCTGCTGCAATCAGGGAGCTGCGCTCGTCGTCGTCCCCATCCACATCCTACCGCATCTCCTTCCCCATCTCCCGCAGTCAGGGCCGTGCTCGTCGTCTAGCCGCCGCGGCCAAGTTGCAATCGATCATGCCGGCGATGAACTTGTGCCGGAACCAGGTCCGTTTTGCTGGATCCACCCGTTATTTTTGCTACAACCCCTCTCTTTTTTTTGCTACCATCCCCTTTCGATTTTaatgaattttttatttttttgctgaaACCGATGccttgttttgctggaaccagctgGTGGATGTGCTGCAAGGTCGACACCTTGTGCGGAGGAAGCTGCCTCCAGCGGCGAGGAGGGCATCAGTGCCGGCGGCGAAGACGGCGGCTTTTGGTGGTGCAACCACATATTTTATTTGCTGGAACCGGGCGTCAGAAAGTTGCAACCATTTTTCACCGGTGCTGGAGCAAGACGGCGTCGAGCtcgtttttgctggaaccggcaagtTTTTTTGCTGGAACATGCTAGATTTTTTGTTGCAAGGACATGTGAAAGACTTTTGTCGTGACCGATGGGGGCGACTTGTTTTTGCTGCAATCATGGATTTTTTTGCTGGAGCCAACGTAAATTTTTGTTGGAACTGGTTAATTCCTTTTGGTACATCAaacctatttttttgaatttttgctgCAACTGGCTGTGATTTTGCTATCACGGTCTTTTGATTTTGCTGGGAGCAACTTATTTTTTGCTACCATCGTATTAATTTTTGTTACCATAATATTAATTTTTGCTACCACCATTTGTGAGCAACAGGGGACGAATGCGAGCCTGCTTGCCGCGACCAAAAGCCGTCGGTTGCCGGCCGGCTCGCCGCCGCAGCGCAGCTTGCGACGAGTCCACGTCCAGCGACAGGCTTCCCTCCTGCTCCATCGTGCCGGCGTCCTCCtccccttcctctctctccccctctggccctcTCCTTCCTTGGCCAATCGCCTGTGGACTGCCAGTCCGCCACCGCCGTCGCTCGTGGACCAGACGCTCGCCGGGCGCCACCGCCTGGACTCCTCTGCTGACCCGTTCCCTGCGCATCACTGCAACTACCCGCGGTTAATGTTAATGCGACAATCTCGCGGCGAGGAGCGCGCGCGGAAGGCTAGCAAGCACATGCCGCCCGTGGCCCGTTCGATGAAATTCCTCGCCGGGGCGCCTCGCGGCGGCGGCTGCTGGCGCCGAGGATGCTGTTGCGGGTGTACGTGGGCATCCTGGCGCGCGGAGCCACGCCCTACGCGCGCTGTTGCTCAATGCGCGCGCCATGGAGCCGGCTGCCGTTCATGCACACGTCGTGGCTAAGTTTGGGCTAGAGTTCAACCTCAACGCTCACTTGCCAAAGCTCGCTGGTCCTCACGGTGAGGAGGCTATCCATATGTTTTACAGAATGCTCCAGATCAAGTGAGAGTCATCGCTCATTGGTGCATAGTGAAACCAGGTTTGGTCTATTTCCTCCAGTCTACATCTTTCCCATTGCCTAGTTCATATTTGACTTTGTAAGGAACTCAACACACTGTCCTACTTTGAATATAGAACATTTGACCATGCCTGTTCATAATTGCTCAGTAAATCTGGATACTTCCTATGAAATAGTCATCTGTTTATATTCTTTTATTTAACCATGGTTTATTTGAACTTATTCACTCCTATTTGTGCCCCCAGTTGCTAGATAAATACTCCTACGTAATTTTATCCGTTTAGAAGACGAAAGTGCAGGTTTAGATTGATTTTGGCTACCAGGAGCGTCAGCCAGCACGTTCAAAACAATAGATTTGCTCACTGGGGTTGAGCTTTGACCCTTTAGCTACTTGTCATATAAACAGTACTGTACAAGACAACCTTGTTTTAGGTGATCCTTATCTCTTTTAGTATGGAGAGATCCTTGAAATTTCATGTTTGCCACACTACTAAGTCAAACATAAGATTTTAATGTCATATGCACGTTATGTGGGTTCCATTTCCTTCTCTTCCTTTGAATTATTCATCTCGAATCATCTCTTACTTTTAGTTTCAGTTTGATAATGTGCATACAGTTTATTTCATTTTCTTCTCCTTTCCGAACCCTTATTTAACTCTGATGAGCAAGTGGTAGCAAAATGAAAAGGAGAGCATAACATCTGCAGGAGAAGACTATGTAATCATTATGTTGACTGCCATGAAACCTGCAGAACAGCGTAGACAATTGATATTGCTGTCATTTGGACCCTGTTTAATCTCTAAACAATCACGGCCCCACCAGCGAGCCTAATACAAGCAACGGTTTATTTGTAAAATAAAATTAGTTCCAATGATATATAGGCTCTTTCTAATGACAACAGGTTATTTGTACTATAGGCTCCTTTTTATTTTACTGAGTACATACTTTTATCCGTTTAGAAGACTTAATTGCAGGATTAGATTGATTTTGGCAACTAGGAGCATCAACCAGCACGTTTAAAACAATAGATTTGCTCACTAGTCTTGAGTTTGATCCTTCATTTACTTCTCATGTAAACAGTACAAGTAAACCTTATTTTAGGTAACCTTGAGCCTCTTTTTAGTATGGAGAGATCCTTGAGATTCCATGTTTGTCACACTGCTAAGTCAAACATAAGTTTCTAAATTCATATGTGCTTTATGTGGGTTTCACTTCCTTATCTTCCTTTGGATTATTCACCTTGAATCATCGCTTGCTTTTAGTCTTAGTTTTGATAATGTGCAtacttttatttcattttttctcctTTCTGAATTCTTATCAACTCTGATGAGTAAGTGGTAGCAAAATGAAAAGTAGAGCATGCCATTTGGAGAAGCAGACCGTGTAATCATTATGAAACTACCGAACTTCTGATTGTTTTTAATAAATATGGCTGTGTGGATCAGTATGATGCAGAGGTCGGGGATATCCCCTTTCCCAAAAATATGAAATCTGCGCAACAGAATAGACAGTGATCCTGATACAAGCTACCGGTTGTTTGTAAAAGAAATCCTTTATAATGATAAATATGCTATAggctcttttactttatgtttacaccaaaaaagagagcttattaccatCTGTATCAACCACTGAACGACATGCATTCGTCTTGATTTCCATTTCTTGAATTAATAGCCTTATGTTGTCATACGAAGAACCTCCCTCATCGAAAGCCCTCCTTGCCTTAATGGCGCAGTCTTTTGCTCTCACCCTCATCTCTTCTGCAGCCACTCCCTCATCCATCAGGGTGTTCACAGCTTTCTGCACCTCATCTCTTGTAACCATAACCTCCTGGTTTTCACTTCCCCACTGTGTAACTCCTTTCACTCCAACCTCCATCCCGATTTTCAGCACATCCACCAGCAGCTCCTCATTCAAAAACTGCTCCCCAAAGTGCGGCCATGTGATCATGGGCACACCTGCACAGATGCCCTCTATTGTTGAGTTCCACCCGCAGTGCGTCACGAATCCTCCAATGGCTTGGTGCTGCAGGATCATGAGCTGTGGTGCCCAACCCCTTATGACCATGCCTCTATTTTTGACACGCTCCTCGAACTCGTCTGCGAGCCATTCCTCGACTTCTGGAAGCTTAGCTCCTGCTTTGATCACCCAAATAAACGGTTTCCTGGAGGTTTCAAGTCCCAGTCCCAGCTCTACAAGCTGTTGAGGTGTAGTGCAAGCGAGGCTGCCAAAGCTGACAAAGACCACTGAGCCTGGCTTCATTGAATCAAGCCATTGCAAGCACTGTGCTTCATCCATTGACGCCTTGTTTCCTCTTGCGGCCATAGTGTTGTTGTCTCGGTGACAGAGGCACATTGGTCCGACCGCCCAGACcttcttctttgtcgtctgctcaaGGGATTCAATGTACAATGTCTCCAGCTCCTGGAAGCTGTTAATTACCTCACCATCACTTTTCAGCTCCTCTTCAAGGAACTTCTTACGGATTTGCTCCATACCAGGAATACAAAAATTTCCAGGGCATTTAGCCTTTGTCAGCTCTAGTGGCGTAGGGAACCCTGTGATTGTGATGAGCTCATTTTCGTCTTTGACATTTTGAAATACATTGTTGTGATAAGTGATGTACCTGCAAGATGGTTGTAGTTGTTTCAAATACGTATAAGAGCAGACTTCTTTGACAAACGTCAACCAGATATAGCTGGCCTAAAAACTTGCTCATGAAAACATTTGCTGTCTGTGATTCCTTATGGAGTGTAAATTACATATTTCATCACACAAACTAGTACTCAGATCATTCTTTTTATCCTTTCAGGTGTAGCCTTTTATATGTTCAATGCTTTCTTCTCTCTGGAGGTAATTTACACTAGTTTTTCGTCCACTGATGAAGTAAAGCACTTAATTGTAGCAGCAATAATATGCATAGTACAAAATTAATTACTCATAAGATTTGCCTCTTATTATGATTGTACCTGATGAGGGACGAGAAGCCACAAAAGCCACTAAAGGTCAGCCTCGGGATACCAAGCTCCCTTGCAATGTCCCCAGTCCACCAGTGAATCAGGTCGGATATGATGCAGCTCGGAGGCGAGCGCTGCTGCTCACGGAGGTATGCCTTGAGCGGCTCCTGAAGCGCAGTGATGGCATCCATGAAGTTGGAGAGCAGACCCGTGGATTGGATCATGTCCAGGTTCTCACACCCGTCCGGTAGGCCGAACTCGGCGCTCGGGAAATGGAGCTCCACGAGCCGTACTGCCAGGCCCGCCGTCTCCACATCGGCTGCAAAGCCTGCCAACCTGGATGCATTCACTGGTGTGGTGATGAAGCTAACCTGCGCGCCGTGCTCTGCCAGCAGGCGCGCCATGTCGGTCATGGGGATTGTGTGCCCCTGCGCCAACATCGGTACCGGCACAAAGTGCGCCCTCGCGGAGCCGCTCTGGCCATCGCCGCTGCCGGTGAAGGTCATGGCTGATCTGCTATTGTAGCAGAAGGACTGGTGGTGGAGTCAGTCAAACTGGGAAGACAGTGACACCGGCAAGATAGCACGATGTGTTGGGCACAATCTGATGATGGTCGCAATGGCAACTATAGTGTATACATATAGCACCTGGTGCTATGTCTTCCTAAGGAAAGATGATGAGCTGACGATGCAACAGCATATCAAATCGGTCACCTCTTGCTAGTGACGCATGCTCTCACGTCAGTCATGGACTCGTGGAGTCAGCCACGTGGATGAATCTTCTTAAGTTCTGAATCATCGGAGTCCAGGCCGTCCGATCAGACATCAAGGGCTTAGATTAACCACCGCTACCGCCTGTCACGCTCAAAGAGGAGTTATTTTTACAGGATTTGGATGATCCTCATGTCTGATGCTGACTTGTCGTATATGCACACTACTTTACTCTCAAGGCtgtggaaggccgagccagccgataTAATATGATAGTGCATTATTTTCTGTGTGGAGATTCAGTCATTCAGTGTACTGTGACAGTGGGTGGAATTTTCTTGTCTGTATCCTCTCAGGGTTTTGTTAGTGAGAAGCTAAAAGGATCTCCCAGTGATATGGAAAATATGAGTCCATTTCTGGAGCGACGCAATGCATCCTAATCAACCCAGTGGCTTCCTGACGCAAAGAGGTACGACCGAGGCTCCTTGTTTTCATTTTGCTTCATGCACACAGACCAAATAAACTTTATATCTAGAAAGAACTTAATACCCCCTAATAATGTGCCTGCAAGATGATATTAGTTGTTTAAAATACGTTGAAGTGCAGACATCGTTGACGCATCAACCAGCTGTAACTGGCTTAGCAAATATCTGATGAAAAATGCTTATTTTCTGTACTTCCTTATGCAGTTTGAATTACATGTTTCATTACGTAAGGTAGTACACACGTTGATTTTATTATCTTGTGCACTCTATTATATATgtatgtttttttcttttctggaaGGAATTTACAGTAATCTGTCCTCTACTACTGAAGTAAAATACTTAATTAATCATAGCAGCAAAAATATGTCCAGTACTCACAAGGTTTGCCTCTTTATGTTTGTACCTGACAAGGGACGAGAAGCCACAAAAGCCACTAAAGGTGAGCCTCGGGATGCCGAGCTCCCTTGCGATGTCACCGGTCCACCAGTGTACCATGTCAGATATGATGCAGCTAGGAGGCAAGCGCTGCTGCTCAAGGAGGTACGCCATGAGCGGCTCCTGCAGCGCGGCACAGGCCTTCATGAAGTTCAAGAACAAATTCTTTGATTGGATCATGTCGAGGTTCTCACACCCGTCCGGTAGGCCGAACTCCGCTGCCGGGAAGTGGAGCTCCACGAGCTGAACCGCCAGGCCCGCCGCCTTCACGTCAGCGGCGAAGCCCTCCAACCTAGCGGCGTTGACCGGCGTGGTGATGAAGCTGACCTGCGCGCCATGCTCTGCCAGCAGGCGTGCCATGTCGGTCATGGGGATGGTATGGCCCTGAGCCATCATCGGCACCAGCACGAAGTGCGCCCTCACGGAGCCGCTCTGGCCATCGCCGCTGCCGGAGAGGGTCATGGCTAATCGGCTGTGGCAGCAAAAGTGCTAGTGGAGTTTGtcaagctgggaggacttggaagcggTGCAATGGCAACCGTGGTGAGTAATATATCACGAGGTTCTGGTGCTATATATCTTCCTAAGTTGAGTTGACGAGCTGACGTTGGAACGGGTGCAGCGTATCAACTTGGTCACCTCTTGCTAGTGACGCATGCTCTAACGTCAGCCATGGACTCATGGAGTCGGCCATGTGGATGAATGAATCTTCTCAAGTTCTGAACCTCCAGAAAGGCGGCGTCCAGGCGGTCCGATGGGGCATCGGATGGCGCAGGTTAACCCCCGGCGCGGCTTATGGTCAAAGAAGAGGACGCCATTCGATGCACTGAATTTGGCTGCCAGGATGATGTTCAACTCTGATGCCGACTTGCCGTATATGCATGGTGCTACGCAACTCTGAAGCCTGTGGCCTGTGGAAGGCAGAGCCAGCTGGTAAATGCCAATAATATGACAGGAGTGCATTATTTTCCATGTGGAGATTCAGTGTACTGCGACAGCGGGTGGAATTTTCTTGTCGACCATATTAGTCTAGTCAAAGATTACTCTGTATGGTCTGTATCCCCTCAGGCCTTTGGAAGTGAGAAACTTCTGCAGAGAAAAGTACTCCATCGATTTGGAAAATACGAGTCCATTTTTGGAGCGACGCCGGTGGACTGGAGGCAGTGCATCCTATTCAACATTGATATAAACTTAACTTCCGCAAAGAGGTACGACGGCAACGCCTCCTCCTTTTCCGTTTTGTTTCACTGTCTGTCCTCGCTACTCAGCGCACACAAAACCAAAGAAACACTGTCTGAAAGAGACTCCCTAGTTTTAGTACTGTAACAGATAACCTGCGGCGATTAGCAATGAACCAAGGTTTGTTATTGTCTGATTTTAttggatggcaacaatacagtgcaGGTCCACTCAAACTCTCTGGTGACTGAAGTGAAGCGTGGCGCATCCATATTGCCAGGTTTTGTTTTGATTCTAGAACTCCTGTAATTTGGTTGATGACCTCACCGGCTTTTTTTACGTCACACAAGGAAAAACGTGAAACCGTGGACGAAAGAAAAATAGCCCAAGACATGCATTTTTTTTAAGAGGACGCCATTCGATGCATTGAATTTGGCTGTTTGCCAGTCAGAAGCTTCTGCAGAAAAAAGAACTTGATCGATTTGGAAAATATGAGTCCATTTTTGGAGCGACGCCAGTGGAGGCAATGCATCATATTCAACACTGATATACAAAAAACGAGACCAGTCAAAACTAGCCCTTGGCGGCATATGTTTATAGAAGAAAATCTCTAATGACCCGCGGTAGAGCCAAGCCTCAAACCGAGGTGAGCAGCTTGCGCTCCTGCAAAGCTAACCAACAGAGCGTATAGACTTCATGTCGCAAAGAGGTACAATGGCAATGCCTCCtgttcaaaaagaaaaagaaaaagattcaGTGGACACATGTCTGATGCAACGACTCTGTTCAAAAATTAGGGCCGCGGGAACGACAAATTGTTTAGCAGATCGACGGGAGTTCTGTCAACGACGATGATCACACGCACAATATAATAGACACAAAAGACACGAAAAAGATTCTATCACAAAAGAAGAAACTATGCGAAATAATAACCACACTGTTAGGGGGTTAGTTCATGTAGCATTCAAATCGAACGCTACATCCATGAAAACTCTACGAAAATTCCAACGTAACCTTCCTAACTAATTAAACACCCCCCTGAATTTCACGGGGTGGGGCCGTCCTCCCAATATTATCCAATCAAATAAAGACCATGTCATCCAATACTAACTGACGTAAGTGTAGCAAAACTCTATTATGGGTAATGTAGGAGACATCCGTATTTCCCCCCGAGTGGAGACCGGCGACAGCGTCGAGGTGGTGGTTCACGGTGCAACCCCCCAGCGATGGCGGCTGCAGTGCACCGAGCGCGGTGGCTGCTGGCGGTGCAGTTCGGGGGGAGGGCCTTGCCGGCCGGAAGGCAGAATAGGTCTAAGCCACGGCGGGATCCATGTAACCATGTTCAAGTGTAGGAAGACGGAGGGCCAAGCGGACCCAAAATTAAGCTGAGTGTTTATGTTCCTACACCCGGCTTACATGAAGGCGAAGGGGCTGGAGTTTTCTTTAAAAGGAAATTGTAAGCCGAGCACAACATTAGTGGGAACTTGGCTTATATAGCCCGCCATCACACAGACGTTAAGTGCGTTGAGGATGGACAAATGGCAGCCATATAATGCCGAGGCTTGTCTGTAAGCCGAGTAGTTTTCCATAGGTACGTGTAAGTGTTTGTCGTAAGATGAACACATTTTTAGCGGTATTCGGCTTAGCGTGTGATATGCTGAGAGTCCGCTTTATACTGTGTCCTTTTTTGAAGGTACTCGGCTTAGGCCCTGCTTGGATTGGCATTTTCATTTTAAATACCCCGTATAAAACTTACAGA
The Triticum dicoccoides isolate Atlit2015 ecotype Zavitan chromosome 3A, WEW_v2.0, whole genome shotgun sequence genome window above contains:
- the LOC119267356 gene encoding UDP-glycosyltransferase 73C3-like isoform X1, giving the protein MTLSGSGDGQSGSVRAHFVLVPMMAQGHTIPMTDMARLLAEHGAQVSFITTPVNAARLEGFAADVKAAGLAVQLVELHFPAAEFGLPDGCENLDMIQSKNLFLNFMKACAALQEPLMAYLLEQQRLPPSCIISDMVHWWTGDIARELGIPRLTFSGFCGFSSLVRYITYHNNVFQNVKDENELITITGFPTPLELTKAKCPGNFCIPGMEQIRKKFLEEELKSDGEVINSFQELETLYIESLEQTTKKKVWAVGPMCLCHRDNNTMAARGNKASMDEAQCLQWLDSMKPGSVVFVSFGSLACTTPQQLVELGLGLETSRKPFIWVIKAGAKLPEVEEWLADEFEERVKNRGMVIRGWAPQLMILQHQAIGGFVTHCGWNSTIEGICAGVPMITWPHFGEQFLNEELLVDVLKIGMEVGVKGVTQWGSENQEVMVTRDEVQKAVNTLMDEGVAAEEMRVRAKDCAIKARRAFDEGGSSYDNIRLLIQEMEIKTNACRSVVDTDGNKLSFLV
- the LOC119267356 gene encoding UDP-glycosyltransferase 73D1-like isoform X2 translates to MTFTGSGDGQSGSARAHFVPVPMLAQGHTIPMTDMARLLAEHGAQVSFITTPVNASRLAGFAADVETAGLAVRLVELHFPSAEFGLPDGCENLDMIQSTGLLSNFMDAITALQEPLKAYLREQQRSPPSCIISDLIHWWTGDIARELGIPRLTFSGFCGFSSLIRYITYHNNVFQNVKDENELITITGFPTPLELTKAKCPGNFCIPGMEQIRKKFLEEELKSDGEVINSFQELETLYIESLEQTTKKKVWAVGPMCLCHRDNNTMAARGNKASMDEAQCLQWLDSMKPGSVVFVSFGSLACTTPQQLVELGLGLETSRKPFIWVIKAGAKLPEVEEWLADEFEERVKNRGMVIRGWAPQLMILQHQAIGGFVTHCGWNSTIEGICAGVPMITWPHFGEQFLNEELLVDVLKIGMEVGVKGVTQWGSENQEVMVTRDEVQKAVNTLMDEGVAAEEMRVRAKDCAIKARRAFDEGGSSYDNIRLLIQEMEIKTNACRSVVDTDGNKLSFLV